In the Candidatus Eisenbacteria bacterium genome, GAGCGAGGCCGTTGCCGAGCGCGTGAACGCCGTCGTCGCGCCGTCCATTCCGTACGGGGTCACGGCGCACTTGGGCGCGCTCGCGGGAGGGACGCACGTGCCGGCGCCGGCGTTCGCCGAGTACGTAACCGCGGTGGTCGAAGCGCTCGCCCACCAGGGGTTCCAGAATATCGTCGTGATGAACGGGCACGGGGGCAACACCGAGGCGCTCCGGGAGGCCACGCGGCGCGCCCATGAGGACACCGGAGTGTTCGTCGCGGTGTTCAATTGGTGGATCGAGATGAGACCCTACGTTGAGGAGCTCCTGGGCGCGCCGGGCGGACACGCGGGAGCGGATGAGACGGCGGCGATGCTCGCGATCGCGCCGGATCAGGTTTTTCCCGACCGCTGGGACCCGTCGCTCGCATTCGAGCACCGCGACTCCATCGTCGCGTTCCCGGCGCCCGGCTCGCTCCTCTACTACGGAGGCAAGCGCAGCGACCCCAAGTTTGACGCGCGCGCGGCCGCGAAATTCTGGGAG is a window encoding:
- a CDS encoding creatininase family protein, with translation MRPASMYNPLRPSRCPRSEGAIPMPRSRARSAPRERRIDRINWMEFADLVPRTINTALLPVGTLEAHGVTSLGTDNEIPLRLSEAVAERVNAVVAPSIPYGVTAHLGALAGGTHVPAPAFAEYVTAVVEALAHQGFQNIVVMNGHGGNTEALREATRRAHEDTGVFVAVFNWWIEMRPYVEELLGAPGGHAGADETAAMLAIAPDQVFPDRWDPSLAFEHRDSIVAFPAPGSLLYYGGKRSDPKFDARAAAKFWERVVEHVGEVLEDLVARWNREAMPATQRRRAPAGRAVRPSGGRGAAEAGEGRRKSPREKK